The proteins below come from a single Demetria terragena DSM 11295 genomic window:
- a CDS encoding Fpg/Nei family DNA glycosylase, translated as MPELPEVQALVDFLADRTDGLAVTGVELGSFSVLKTYDPPPEALAGLMVSGARRHGKFIDLDVDGVHLIVHLARAGWLRWSDQAPKAMLRPGKHPIALRVRFSDGSGFDLTEAGTKKGLAAYVVHDPEAVPGIASLGPDPLDDSFDLAAFAVLLAGQRTQIKGLLRNQSTLSGVGNAYSDEVLHVAKLSPFAMAASLSEEEVERLYAALQHTLRVAVETASGKPAKELKDAKRAGMRVHGRTGEACPECGDVVREVSFADRSLQYCATCQTGGKPLADRRMSRLLK; from the coding sequence ATGCCTGAGTTGCCCGAGGTCCAAGCATTGGTCGACTTCCTCGCTGACCGCACTGATGGACTCGCCGTCACCGGCGTTGAGCTGGGCTCGTTTAGCGTGCTGAAGACCTACGATCCGCCGCCGGAGGCGCTCGCGGGTCTGATGGTCAGCGGCGCGCGTCGGCACGGCAAGTTCATCGACCTTGACGTCGATGGGGTGCATTTGATCGTGCACCTGGCGCGGGCGGGTTGGCTGCGCTGGTCGGATCAAGCGCCCAAGGCGATGCTGCGCCCCGGCAAGCACCCGATTGCGCTGCGGGTTCGCTTCTCCGATGGCAGCGGTTTTGATCTGACCGAGGCGGGCACCAAGAAGGGGCTGGCGGCGTACGTCGTCCATGACCCCGAAGCCGTCCCCGGAATCGCGAGCCTGGGACCGGACCCACTCGATGACTCATTCGACCTGGCCGCCTTTGCGGTCCTGCTGGCCGGGCAACGCACCCAGATCAAGGGGTTGCTGCGCAATCAGTCGACGCTGTCGGGTGTCGGCAACGCCTACTCCGACGAGGTGCTTCACGTCGCCAAACTGTCGCCCTTCGCGATGGCCGCTTCGCTGTCGGAGGAGGAGGTGGAGCGGCTCTACGCCGCGCTCCAACACACGTTGCGGGTGGCGGTCGAGACCGCCTCGGGCAAACCGGCCAAAGAACTCAAGGACGCCAAGCGAGCCGGCATGCGAGTGCACGGGCGAACAGGCGAGGCGTGCCCCGAGTGTGGGGACGTGGTCCGGGAGGTGTCCTTCGCGGACCGCTCCTTGCAATATTGCGCGACCTGTCAGACCGGTGGAAAACCGTTGGCCGATCGGCGGATGTCGCGGTTGTTGAAGTAG
- a CDS encoding anhydro-N-acetylmuramic acid kinase, giving the protein MRVLGVISGTSMDGLDVAVADLTGAESGELVMRPVGARSWPWPAALRSRLLALLPPASTTIGEVAMLDTLVGEEIARAAESINHEVASGATELVVSHGQTVFHWVEGQAARGTLQLGQPAPIVEAMGVPVVSDVRARDIAAGGHGAPLASTLDALALRTRPGVNAALNLGGIANVTVVPPTGAITAFDTGPASCLIDATVQEASGGAEMFDQDGARARRGSINQALLNRLLDEPFYALAPPKSTGRELFTGAYVRTALASIGLTLHPDDLVATLTELTARTIANALAPYDIQTVYASGGGTHNPVLMEALRRHLGATQLTTSDELGLPVDDKEAYLMTLLGYLSWHGLPGVLPGATGSSQGHVLGRVSPVTAERSVPTSLAIRSEPHQR; this is encoded by the coding sequence GTGAGAGTTCTCGGTGTGATCTCGGGGACGTCGATGGATGGCCTGGACGTCGCGGTCGCCGACCTGACTGGCGCCGAGTCCGGTGAGTTGGTGATGCGTCCCGTAGGCGCCAGGTCGTGGCCATGGCCGGCGGCGCTACGGAGCCGATTGCTCGCGCTCTTACCGCCGGCGTCGACAACCATCGGCGAGGTCGCGATGTTGGACACCCTGGTCGGCGAGGAAATCGCACGGGCGGCCGAGTCAATTAATCACGAAGTCGCCTCCGGCGCAACAGAACTCGTGGTTTCACACGGGCAGACGGTGTTCCACTGGGTCGAGGGTCAAGCTGCTCGCGGAACGCTCCAACTCGGCCAGCCCGCCCCCATCGTGGAGGCCATGGGCGTGCCTGTGGTGAGCGATGTTCGCGCCCGGGATATCGCCGCGGGAGGTCACGGGGCACCTCTGGCGAGCACCCTCGACGCGCTCGCCCTGCGCACCCGACCAGGCGTCAACGCCGCCCTCAACTTGGGTGGCATTGCGAACGTCACCGTCGTGCCACCCACCGGCGCCATCACCGCGTTCGACACCGGCCCGGCCAGTTGCCTGATCGACGCGACGGTGCAGGAAGCCTCAGGTGGCGCCGAGATGTTCGACCAGGATGGTGCTCGCGCACGCCGCGGCTCGATTAACCAAGCCCTGCTGAACCGCCTCTTGGACGAGCCGTTCTATGCCCTTGCGCCACCCAAGTCGACAGGTCGTGAACTGTTCACTGGCGCATACGTGCGGACGGCTCTCGCGTCGATCGGCCTGACGCTCCACCCGGATGATCTCGTCGCCACGCTGACCGAACTCACCGCGCGGACCATCGCGAACGCCCTTGCGCCATATGACATTCAGACCGTGTATGCCTCCGGCGGCGGGACCCACAATCCGGTCTTGATGGAGGCTCTGCGACGCCACCTCGGAGCGACACAACTGACCACGTCTGATGAGCTTGGGCTACCCGTCGATGACAAAGAGGCCTACCTCATGACACTGCTCGGCTATCTCTCCTGGCATGGCCTGCCGGGGGTCCTGCCCGGCGCCACAGGCTCGTCTCAGGGGCACGTTCTGGGGCGGGTGTCACCCGTCACCGCTGAGCGGTCCGTCCCGACGTCGCTGGCCATCCGCTCCGAGCCACACCAGCGCTAA
- a CDS encoding MarR family winged helix-turn-helix transcriptional regulator: MTEPDRGDRLLSTAARLSRWATRRADLELPPAQARLLALVLEIGPARIGDLAQADHCSQPTMTIQVQRVEAYGLVVRKPDPSDARASLVEATDEGRQVIARLREARSKALAPMMDRLSPDDERVLDEAIAIMQRMIDDP; this comes from the coding sequence ATGACTGAGCCCGACCGCGGAGACCGTCTTTTGTCGACTGCTGCCCGGTTGAGCCGATGGGCCACCCGGCGCGCGGACCTCGAACTGCCGCCCGCCCAAGCCCGCCTCCTGGCCCTCGTGCTCGAAATAGGTCCAGCCAGGATCGGGGACCTCGCCCAGGCCGACCACTGCAGTCAGCCCACGATGACCATCCAGGTGCAGCGGGTCGAGGCGTACGGGTTGGTGGTGCGCAAGCCGGATCCCAGCGACGCCCGGGCCTCGCTGGTGGAGGCAACGGATGAGGGACGTCAGGTCATCGCGCGGCTGCGCGAAGCGCGGTCGAAAGCGTTGGCGCCCATGATGGATCGGCTCTCTCCTGATGATGAGCGAGTCCTCGATGAAGCCATCGCGATCATGCAGCGGATGATCGACGACCCCTGA
- a CDS encoding MurR/RpiR family transcriptional regulator, which yields MEPDGEFAADDVLVRLRSVLPQLQPAEQRVAGVVLADPAKSAHLSITGLADQASTSVATVARFARKAGFPGYPSLRIALAGAAARENALGVGDRNPPAELDESASLEDVVRTIVHHESRALQETAEHLDLASVQRAVDVIAAAKRVDIFGIGASAQVAADLANKLLRIGRVAFAWSDVHSALTAAALLDEECVAIGISHSGATTDTVEPVEHAAAAGAFTIGITNFVNSPLARASGLLLTTAARETTFRSGATASRIAQLTVVDILFVAVARTDVPGSTTALSKTYDALNPRRTKGSHRVD from the coding sequence ATGGAGCCGGACGGTGAGTTCGCCGCGGACGATGTCCTCGTGCGGTTGCGCTCGGTACTGCCACAACTCCAGCCTGCAGAACAACGCGTTGCTGGCGTGGTCCTGGCCGATCCGGCCAAGTCCGCCCACCTATCCATTACCGGCTTGGCCGATCAAGCCTCCACCTCCGTCGCGACGGTGGCACGGTTTGCCCGCAAAGCCGGATTCCCAGGCTATCCCAGTCTGCGGATTGCGCTCGCCGGCGCGGCGGCCCGGGAGAATGCCCTGGGCGTTGGCGATCGCAACCCGCCAGCAGAACTCGATGAGAGCGCGTCGCTCGAAGACGTCGTACGCACGATCGTCCACCACGAATCTCGAGCGCTGCAGGAGACTGCTGAACACCTCGACCTGGCAAGCGTGCAGCGGGCCGTCGACGTCATCGCCGCGGCGAAGCGAGTCGATATCTTCGGCATCGGGGCCAGCGCTCAGGTTGCTGCCGACCTGGCCAACAAGCTTCTTCGAATTGGGCGAGTTGCCTTTGCCTGGAGTGATGTTCACTCGGCGCTTACCGCCGCGGCGCTACTGGACGAAGAGTGCGTCGCGATCGGGATCTCGCACAGCGGGGCGACAACGGACACCGTAGAACCAGTCGAGCATGCTGCTGCCGCGGGTGCTTTCACCATCGGCATCACGAACTTCGTTAACTCACCGTTGGCGCGGGCTTCGGGTCTGCTGCTGACCACGGCAGCGCGCGAGACGACTTTTCGTTCGGGTGCGACGGCTAGCCGGATTGCCCAACTCACCGTCGTCGACATCTTGTTTGTCGCGGTCGCGCGCACCGATGTCCCGGGCTCGACGACCGCCCTGTCCAAGACCTACGACGCGCTGAACCCGCGGCGGACGAAGGGATCTCACCGTGTCGACTGA
- a CDS encoding glycoside hydrolase family 10 protein, with translation MSLPSRRTVLTATSTATIAGAAAFSGSPPAEASRFWHIRPPKDRQESTTPKRDLRAMWIATVENIDWPSAQGLTAAEQRRELLDYLDLAVEQRHNAVILQVRPTADAFWPSSVEPWSAYLTGTQGVDPGWDPLGFAVKAAHQRGLELHAWFNPFRVSQGTDREELAADHPGRQHPEWVVEYGGKLYYNPGLPQVRKLSQRAIMDAVKRYDVDAVHFDDYFYPYPVEGAPEFDDEKAYARYGRGQSLADWRRDNITSFMTGLRRQIQRVRPTTQMGVSPFAIWRNKSTDPEGSDTQAGAETYDDLYADTRKWVRDETLDYVAPQVYWSRGFEVADYEKITTWWADQVRGTHVHLYIGQALYKVGENADVAWDNPEELSTHLDFNREFPRVEGNMYFSAKTVRANPLGAMSIVNEGWYSRPALTPVSPWLDDARGAPRRVGSVWTAREPHHPTLQWNNSRTDATSFVIYRIPGRSVRPSDLADARYIADIVPREGRRQSWIDSNKPGGRVTYVVTPVDRVRREGVGTIAR, from the coding sequence ATGAGTCTTCCCAGTCGCCGTACGGTCTTGACTGCCACATCCACCGCGACCATCGCTGGCGCCGCAGCCTTCTCCGGATCGCCCCCCGCTGAGGCGAGTCGGTTCTGGCACATCAGACCGCCCAAAGATCGTCAGGAGTCCACCACACCCAAGCGTGACCTGCGCGCCATGTGGATCGCGACCGTGGAAAACATCGACTGGCCGAGTGCGCAGGGTTTGACCGCAGCCGAGCAGCGCCGAGAGCTGCTGGACTACCTCGACCTCGCGGTCGAGCAGCGACACAACGCCGTGATTCTTCAGGTACGTCCGACGGCGGATGCCTTCTGGCCGTCCAGCGTGGAGCCGTGGTCGGCATACCTGACCGGGACGCAGGGCGTCGATCCTGGATGGGACCCCCTGGGGTTCGCGGTCAAGGCAGCGCACCAGCGCGGCCTTGAACTGCACGCGTGGTTCAACCCGTTCCGCGTCTCGCAGGGGACTGACCGTGAAGAGCTCGCGGCAGATCACCCGGGGCGGCAGCACCCGGAATGGGTGGTCGAGTACGGCGGCAAGCTCTACTACAACCCCGGCTTGCCGCAGGTCCGCAAGCTTTCCCAGCGCGCCATCATGGACGCGGTGAAGCGCTACGACGTCGATGCGGTGCACTTCGACGACTATTTCTATCCGTACCCCGTCGAAGGAGCGCCGGAGTTCGACGACGAGAAGGCGTACGCGCGCTACGGGCGCGGCCAGAGCCTTGCGGACTGGCGCCGAGACAACATCACCTCGTTCATGACGGGGCTGCGTCGTCAGATTCAGCGCGTACGACCGACCACCCAGATGGGTGTCAGCCCGTTCGCGATCTGGCGGAACAAATCGACCGACCCGGAGGGCTCAGACACCCAAGCTGGCGCCGAAACCTACGATGATCTGTACGCCGACACACGCAAGTGGGTGCGCGATGAGACGTTGGATTATGTTGCACCGCAGGTCTATTGGTCTCGCGGCTTCGAGGTAGCCGACTACGAGAAGATCACCACATGGTGGGCCGACCAAGTGCGTGGGACGCACGTCCACCTTTACATTGGCCAGGCGCTCTACAAGGTCGGGGAGAATGCCGATGTGGCCTGGGATAATCCTGAGGAACTGTCGACGCACCTGGACTTCAACCGCGAGTTCCCACGGGTCGAAGGCAACATGTATTTCTCCGCAAAGACGGTCCGCGCCAATCCGCTCGGAGCGATGTCCATCGTGAACGAGGGTTGGTATTCGCGACCCGCGCTGACACCTGTATCACCGTGGCTGGATGACGCCCGGGGCGCACCCCGGCGCGTAGGAAGCGTATGGACCGCGCGAGAGCCGCACCATCCGACGCTGCAGTGGAACAACAGTCGCACGGACGCCACGTCGTTCGTGATCTATCGCATTCCGGGTAGGTCAGTGCGCCCGAGCGACCTGGCCGATGCGCGATACATCGCGGATATCGTTCCGCGCGAAGGTCGCCGGCAGAGCTGGATCGACTCCAACAAGCCAGGCGGACGGGTCACCTATGTGGTGACACCTGTTGACCGGGTTCGACGCGAGGGCGTTGGCACGATCGCCCGTTAG
- the murQ gene encoding N-acetylmuramic acid 6-phosphate etherase, which produces MSTEPLTDSLRVAHLGTEARHPESTHLDELSVPDVLALMNEADATVPTVVRGALPEIARAVELVAASLERGGRLIYVGAGTSGRLALLDAAECPPTFSTDPSQVIALLAGGQVAFTRAVEGAEDDTEQPSRDLDGAALAPEDTVVGLSASGRTPYVIAALDHARARGAHTVSVSCNADAEASEHADVAIELPTGAEILTGSTRLKAGTAQKMVCNMLTTAAMVRRGKVFENLMVDMSATNGKLQDRARRIVAEAAKVDKATASAALTDADGEPKVAIVALLTGTSTSAARRRLGEAGGQVARAVEN; this is translated from the coding sequence GTGTCGACTGAACCGCTGACTGACTCGCTGCGGGTCGCCCACTTGGGCACTGAGGCGCGCCATCCGGAAAGCACCCACCTCGATGAGTTGTCGGTGCCCGACGTCTTGGCGTTGATGAACGAGGCCGACGCGACCGTGCCCACCGTGGTGCGGGGGGCGCTGCCGGAGATCGCGCGCGCCGTGGAGCTCGTGGCCGCGTCGCTCGAACGTGGTGGGCGACTGATTTATGTCGGCGCCGGCACCAGCGGGCGGCTAGCGCTCCTGGACGCGGCGGAGTGCCCGCCCACCTTCAGTACCGATCCCAGCCAGGTGATCGCTCTGCTCGCGGGTGGTCAGGTGGCCTTCACGCGTGCCGTCGAGGGCGCCGAAGACGATACGGAGCAGCCCTCGCGCGATCTTGATGGCGCTGCGCTTGCCCCGGAGGACACCGTCGTCGGGCTGAGCGCGAGCGGGCGGACGCCGTACGTGATCGCCGCGTTGGACCATGCTCGCGCGCGGGGCGCGCACACCGTCTCCGTGAGTTGCAACGCCGATGCGGAAGCGAGCGAACATGCCGACGTGGCAATCGAACTCCCCACAGGCGCGGAGATTCTCACCGGATCGACCCGGCTGAAGGCGGGTACGGCGCAGAAGATGGTCTGCAACATGCTGACGACCGCGGCGATGGTCCGGCGAGGCAAGGTCTTCGAGAATCTGATGGTCGATATGTCGGCCACCAACGGCAAGTTGCAGGACCGCGCGCGTCGCATCGTGGCGGAGGCCGCCAAGGTCGATAAGGCGACGGCATCGGCGGCGCTCACCGACGCTGACGGCGAGCCCAAGGTGGCCATCGTCGCACTACTGACCGGCACGTCAACGAGTGCAGCGCGACGGCGCCTCGGCGAGGCTGGCGGTCAGGTTGCGCGCGCGGTGGAGAACTAA
- a CDS encoding N-acetylglucosamine kinase — MTDVTIDLGKTNCRARTVGGSPREAEGDGAPGLAASNGTSRAAAAIFAILRRVDLAPDDQWDTVSIGAAGALAAPDSAAECAQLLLRESGARQVIITSDAITAHLGTFLGGPGVTLVAGTGTAAIAVNEAGALARGDGSGPETGDRGSGAWIGRVALQRANDGSTPLAQRAHQRYGADWRDLLDDARAYELSHRRAEFVADVKALARMGDLTAVSVIRQAAEELASTTLTAIDQLTWTTQPVAVALTGGLTGLGPVLTEPLTDAVKPAVLVAPRGDAHDGARLLIERTDLPHEALTYRAVAT; from the coding sequence GTGACCGACGTGACCATCGATCTCGGCAAGACGAACTGCCGCGCACGTACGGTGGGCGGCTCGCCACGCGAGGCCGAGGGCGACGGCGCTCCTGGCCTCGCCGCGAGCAATGGAACCAGCCGCGCGGCGGCAGCCATCTTCGCCATTTTGCGTCGGGTTGACCTCGCCCCAGACGATCAGTGGGACACGGTGTCAATCGGCGCCGCGGGTGCCCTTGCCGCACCCGATTCCGCAGCTGAGTGCGCTCAGCTGCTGCTTCGGGAATCCGGGGCGCGTCAAGTCATCATCACCTCCGATGCCATCACCGCCCACCTGGGGACTTTCCTGGGCGGACCGGGCGTCACCTTGGTGGCCGGTACGGGCACGGCGGCGATCGCGGTCAACGAAGCCGGCGCCTTAGCGCGAGGTGACGGGAGCGGACCTGAGACTGGCGACCGGGGCAGCGGCGCGTGGATCGGTCGAGTTGCCTTGCAGCGCGCCAACGATGGGTCGACTCCGCTCGCCCAGCGCGCACATCAGCGCTACGGCGCCGACTGGCGCGACCTTCTCGACGATGCGCGTGCCTACGAGTTATCCCATCGCAGAGCCGAATTCGTGGCCGACGTGAAAGCACTGGCCCGGATGGGAGACCTGACCGCCGTGTCCGTCATCCGCCAAGCGGCCGAGGAGCTCGCCTCGACGACACTCACCGCAATTGATCAGCTCACCTGGACAACGCAGCCGGTGGCTGTCGCACTCACCGGCGGGCTCACGGGACTAGGACCGGTCCTCACCGAGCCCCTCACAGACGCCGTCAAGCCAGCCGTCCTCGTGGCGCCCCGCGGGGACGCGCATGACGGTGCCAGGCTGCTCATCGAGCGAACTGACCTGCCCCACGAGGCGCTGACCTACCGTGCGGTCGCCACGTGA
- a CDS encoding YrdB family protein — protein MIRPGEALMFVLELAAYFAVAWWAFQLGDSTLTGALFALAAIAVMGLVWGLFCAPQAPYPIYGTPRIVVELAWFGAAVLALVLSGLWWIGALLAVVVIGLMVYRLRVVGR, from the coding sequence ATGATTCGGCCCGGTGAGGCACTGATGTTCGTCTTGGAACTCGCGGCGTATTTCGCGGTTGCTTGGTGGGCATTTCAGTTAGGCGATTCCACCCTTACGGGTGCGCTGTTTGCCTTGGCCGCGATTGCTGTCATGGGCCTGGTGTGGGGGTTGTTTTGCGCCCCTCAGGCGCCGTACCCGATCTATGGGACACCGCGCATCGTCGTGGAACTTGCCTGGTTCGGCGCCGCTGTTCTGGCGCTCGTGCTGTCCGGGCTCTGGTGGATTGGCGCGCTACTCGCCGTCGTCGTCATCGGCCTCATGGTCTACCGGCTACGCGTCGTGGGGCGATGA
- a CDS encoding App1 family protein has protein sequence MDKAHPASRVEDAFNAQLAGRLDSRGWVRRILPFAGYGGEDFANVYARVIMSQRRSSGGDEPAEPPVRRGWRAFFSAPLPAVTVTVRLGAARVEVVSDRGGYIEASLRGHGLKSGWHDAELELDGEIATEQVQIIAADTPLGIVSDIDDTCLVTMLPRPMLAAYNSFVLQETARRVVPGMPAMYRSLQAHHPGTPIIYLSTGAWNSHGTLERFLRRHGYPAGALLLTDWGPTEDSWFRSGQQHKRTTLERLTNEFPNTRWLLVGDDGQHDPGLYDEVASAKPDSVAAIAIRQLTPAQQLLSSGTPIPADEGDGNHQVPVLEGPDGYVLHRLVTKALRRLEHA, from the coding sequence ATGGACAAGGCGCATCCAGCGTCCCGGGTCGAAGACGCATTCAACGCCCAACTTGCTGGCCGGTTGGACAGCCGCGGTTGGGTGCGCCGGATCCTGCCCTTCGCTGGCTACGGCGGTGAAGACTTCGCGAACGTCTACGCACGCGTGATCATGAGTCAGCGTCGCTCCAGCGGCGGCGACGAACCTGCCGAGCCGCCCGTACGCCGAGGGTGGCGAGCCTTCTTCTCAGCGCCGCTGCCCGCGGTGACCGTGACGGTTCGGTTGGGCGCGGCGCGCGTTGAGGTGGTGTCCGACCGTGGGGGCTACATCGAGGCGAGCCTGCGTGGGCATGGACTGAAGTCGGGCTGGCATGACGCCGAGTTAGAACTCGACGGCGAGATCGCGACCGAGCAGGTCCAGATCATTGCCGCCGATACCCCGCTGGGGATCGTGAGCGACATCGACGACACCTGCTTGGTGACGATGCTGCCGCGACCCATGTTGGCGGCATACAACTCGTTCGTCCTGCAAGAGACTGCGCGGCGGGTGGTCCCGGGGATGCCGGCGATGTATCGCTCCTTGCAGGCCCACCATCCCGGTACGCCGATCATCTATCTCTCGACCGGTGCGTGGAACTCGCATGGCACGTTAGAACGCTTCCTGCGCCGCCACGGCTACCCGGCGGGCGCTCTGTTGCTGACGGACTGGGGCCCGACCGAGGATTCCTGGTTCCGCAGCGGCCAACAACACAAGCGCACCACGTTAGAGCGCCTCACCAATGAGTTCCCCAACACCAGGTGGTTGTTAGTGGGAGACGACGGCCAGCACGACCCCGGGCTCTATGACGAGGTCGCGTCCGCCAAGCCAGATTCGGTGGCAGCCATCGCTATTCGGCAACTCACGCCCGCCCAGCAGTTGCTCTCAAGCGGTACGCCGATCCCGGCCGACGAAGGCGACGGCAACCACCAGGTGCCGGTCCTGGAAGGTCCCGACGGCTATGTCTTGCACCGGTTAGTGACCAAGGCCCTGCGGAGGCTCGAACATGCCTGA
- a CDS encoding CPBP family intramembrane glutamic endopeptidase: MSQLVLPVPRTRLSPRVLHQEAVLVLLAGLGASAIYSVLSIIRKTVDTTPLNQQTTAMNTSKAEQPWLDLAFQLVEISLGLVTVALALHLLAREMQRPAHFLGFDLRKPGPDLALGALLAAVIGIPGIGLYLVARSMGLNTQIAAADLGTYWWALPVLVLAACQNAILEEVVMIGYLFTRWTQAGWSLVTVVVVSALVRGTYHLYQGFGGFVGNVVMGLLLGAVYARTRRVMPLVVAHAVLDIVAFVGYALLRDQVSWL, from the coding sequence ATGAGCCAATTGGTCCTACCGGTCCCTCGCACGCGGCTCTCACCTCGGGTCCTGCACCAGGAGGCGGTGCTGGTGCTGCTGGCGGGCCTGGGGGCCTCCGCGATCTACTCGGTGCTCTCGATCATCCGCAAGACCGTCGATACGACGCCGCTCAACCAGCAGACCACCGCCATGAACACCAGCAAGGCGGAGCAGCCATGGCTCGACTTGGCGTTCCAACTGGTCGAGATCAGCCTGGGCCTGGTGACGGTCGCGTTGGCTTTGCATTTGCTGGCTCGGGAGATGCAACGCCCCGCGCACTTCTTGGGCTTTGACCTGCGCAAGCCGGGCCCGGACCTTGCGTTGGGGGCGCTGCTGGCCGCGGTCATCGGGATCCCCGGGATTGGGCTCTACCTGGTCGCGCGGTCCATGGGCCTGAATACCCAGATCGCCGCGGCTGACCTTGGGACGTACTGGTGGGCGCTGCCGGTCCTGGTCCTGGCGGCATGTCAGAACGCCATCCTCGAAGAGGTGGTCATGATCGGCTACCTCTTCACGCGGTGGACGCAGGCGGGGTGGAGTCTCGTGACCGTGGTGGTGGTGTCAGCGCTGGTGCGCGGGACGTACCACCTCTATCAGGGCTTCGGTGGCTTCGTCGGCAATGTGGTGATGGGCTTGCTGCTCGGCGCGGTCTATGCCCGGACCAGGCGAGTGATGCCCCTGGTTGTCGCGCACGCAGTGCTCGACATTGTCGCCTTCGTGGGCTACGCGCTGCTGCGGGACCAGGTGAGTTGGCTTTAG